One window of Erwinia aphidicola genomic DNA carries:
- the holB gene encoding DNA polymerase III subunit delta' produces MNWYPWLNHSYRQILSQHQAQRGHHALLIQALPGMGDDALAWGISRWLMCKQPDGLKSCGECHPCQLMQAGTHPDWYRLEAEKGKSSLGIDAVRNVTEKLWHHAQQGGAKVVWLPDAGQLTEAAANALLKTLEEPPKNTWFLLSSREPSRLLPTLRSRCLLWHLAPPDEAQSLQWLHKQCAAGLNERTAALRLASGAPAAALELLQEKTWQQRQQVCQALPAALQGDTLGLLPALNHDDAARRIGWLCSLLVDAVKWQQGGGQYISNVDRQAEVIHLASLLPSAAIDASLRQWMQCRDRLLNVVAVNRELLLTEQLLSWEAIVKPAAAASPN; encoded by the coding sequence ATGAACTGGTATCCGTGGCTGAACCACAGCTATCGCCAGATCCTCAGCCAGCACCAGGCACAGCGCGGGCATCATGCCCTGCTGATTCAGGCGCTGCCCGGTATGGGGGATGATGCGCTGGCCTGGGGCATCAGCCGCTGGCTGATGTGCAAACAGCCGGACGGACTGAAAAGCTGCGGCGAGTGCCACCCCTGCCAGCTAATGCAGGCGGGGACGCATCCGGACTGGTATCGGCTGGAAGCGGAGAAGGGCAAAAGTTCGCTCGGCATTGATGCGGTACGTAACGTGACCGAGAAGCTCTGGCACCACGCGCAGCAGGGCGGGGCAAAAGTCGTCTGGCTACCGGATGCCGGGCAGCTGACCGAAGCGGCGGCCAATGCTTTACTGAAAACGCTGGAGGAGCCGCCGAAGAATACCTGGTTTCTTCTCAGCAGCCGTGAACCGTCGCGCCTGCTGCCAACGCTGCGCAGCCGCTGCCTGTTGTGGCACCTCGCGCCGCCGGATGAAGCACAAAGCCTGCAGTGGCTGCATAAGCAGTGTGCCGCCGGGCTGAATGAGCGCACCGCTGCGCTGCGCCTTGCCTCCGGGGCACCGGCGGCCGCGCTTGAACTGCTGCAAGAAAAAACCTGGCAGCAGCGCCAGCAGGTTTGTCAGGCGTTGCCTGCCGCCCTGCAGGGCGATACGCTGGGCCTGCTGCCTGCACTCAACCATGATGACGCTGCACGGCGCATCGGCTGGCTCTGTTCGCTGCTGGTGGATGCCGTCAAGTGGCAACAGGGCGGCGGGCAATATATCAGCAATGTTGACCGCCAGGCTGAAGTGATTCACCTTGCCAGCCTGCTGCCCTCGGCGGCGATCGATGCCAGCCTGCGCCAGTGGATGCAGTGCCGCGATCGTCTGCTCAATGTGGTCGCGGTTAACCGCGAGCTGCTGCTAACCGAACAGCTGCTGAGCTGGGAAGCTATTGTTAAACCGGCTGCGGCCGCTTCACCGAATTAG